In Oryza sativa Japonica Group chromosome 11, ASM3414082v1, the following are encoded in one genomic region:
- the LOC9272432 gene encoding uncharacterized protein isoform X1, with protein sequence MAAVGLLVLVGLQVVVGSMAAQEAGDAPASITGPCSRTGDKKACVELLSGIPEARKATTVGPLAELYLQAIANHTTEAKAMATKLLATMKGKGVPPVCLQQCTASVDTLSNALAAFFSASADVNKKYRDLDGFLVGFLKQPPICMSACPIRSCDMEEVTIADKFHQAWKMLGVAHDLITQILGTKS encoded by the coding sequence ATGGCGGCCGTCGGGCTGTTGGTACTAGTTGGCCTGCAGGTGGTGGTCGGGTCGATGGCGGCGCAAGAAGCAGGTGATGCCCCGGCGAGCATCACGGGGCCATGCTCGCGTACAGGAGACAAGAAGGCGTGCGTGGAGTTGTTGTCGGGCATCCCGGAGGCCCggaaggcgacgacggtgggCCCCCTCGCGGAGCTGTACCTGCAGGCAATCGCCAACCACACGACGGAGGCCAAGGCGATGGCTACCAAGCTGCTAGCCACCATGAAGGGGAAGGGCGTGCCACCCGTGTGCCTCCAGCAGTGCACCGCCAGCGTCGACACCCTCTCCaacgccctcgccgccttcttCTCTGCCTCCGCCGACGTCAACAAAAAGTACAGGGACTTGGACGGTTTTCTCGTGGGCTTTCTTAAACAACCGCCCATCTGCATGAGCGCGTGCCCCATCCGGTCGTGCGATATGGAAGAGGTCACTATCGCCGACAAGTTCCACCAAGCCTGGAAGATGTTGGGTGTCGCACACGACCTCATCACGCAGATCCTAGGCACAAAGTCCTAG
- the LOC9272432 gene encoding uncharacterized protein isoform X2, producing MAAQEAGDAPASITGPCSRTGDKKACVELLSGIPEARKATTVGPLAELYLQAIANHTTEAKAMATKLLATMKGKGVPPVCLQQCTASVDTLSNALAAFFSASADVNKKYRDLDGFLVGFLKQPPICMSACPIRSCDMEEVTIADKFHQAWKMLGVAHDLITQILGTKS from the coding sequence ATGGCGGCGCAAGAAGCAGGTGATGCCCCGGCGAGCATCACGGGGCCATGCTCGCGTACAGGAGACAAGAAGGCGTGCGTGGAGTTGTTGTCGGGCATCCCGGAGGCCCggaaggcgacgacggtgggCCCCCTCGCGGAGCTGTACCTGCAGGCAATCGCCAACCACACGACGGAGGCCAAGGCGATGGCTACCAAGCTGCTAGCCACCATGAAGGGGAAGGGCGTGCCACCCGTGTGCCTCCAGCAGTGCACCGCCAGCGTCGACACCCTCTCCaacgccctcgccgccttcttCTCTGCCTCCGCCGACGTCAACAAAAAGTACAGGGACTTGGACGGTTTTCTCGTGGGCTTTCTTAAACAACCGCCCATCTGCATGAGCGCGTGCCCCATCCGGTCGTGCGATATGGAAGAGGTCACTATCGCCGACAAGTTCCACCAAGCCTGGAAGATGTTGGGTGTCGCACACGACCTCATCACGCAGATCCTAGGCACAAAGTCCTAG